A window of the Virgibacillus pantothenticus genome harbors these coding sequences:
- the dtd gene encoding D-aminoacyl-tRNA deacylase: protein MRAVVQRANAASVSVHDSIIGQIEHGFVVLLGVTHEDTWEDAAYLAKKIVHLRVFEDEQQKLNLSLKDVNGSILSISQFTLYGDTKKGRRPNFMKAAKPEQANELYLQFNRFIAQEGVHIETGAFGAMMDVQLTNSGPVTLVMDSKEG from the coding sequence ATGAGAGCAGTCGTTCAACGCGCAAATGCAGCAAGTGTTTCCGTTCATGATTCGATAATTGGGCAGATTGAACATGGCTTCGTTGTTCTATTAGGAGTGACTCATGAAGATACGTGGGAAGACGCCGCCTATTTAGCGAAAAAAATCGTACATTTACGTGTTTTTGAAGATGAACAACAAAAGCTGAATTTGTCGTTAAAAGATGTGAACGGAAGTATTCTATCCATTTCTCAATTCACGCTGTATGGTGATACGAAAAAAGGGCGCAGACCGAATTTTATGAAGGCAGCAAAACCTGAACAAGCAAATGAATTGTATCTTCAGTTTAATCGTTTCATTGCTCAAGAAGGTGTCCATATAGAAACAGGAGCATTTGGTGCGATGATGGATGTGCAATTAACGAATTCCGGTCCTGTGACGTTGGTCATGGATAGTAAAGAGGGGTGA
- a CDS encoding N-acetylmuramoyl-L-alanine amidase: MNKRIASAFISLMIISLHWDMPVAAEQQGTVTENNVTVRRGPGTDFQKITQTNEGDTYTVTQQQSEWVEIQLDNGAGWIHTNYINIDEVAITPTKITIPNPNTQIRSGPSTDDPISHFADKGSTFNVISSGGDWYEIKNEAIHGYIYKSLTKAIPNSSKSNFTNKSIVIDAGHGGRDVGAIGATETLEKDVTFLTAQELKKELTMLGADVRLTRPRDDFIPLNSRISYSNNFKTDVFISLHYNSVPGLPNVTGIESYYFQDNNQDLASLIQKGLINATQSDDRGTSFGDYLVLRQNMKSAILIELGFISNQAEESRLQTTMYQKQLVSGIIQGLGAYFANYK, from the coding sequence TTGAATAAACGAATAGCATCCGCTTTCATCTCATTAATGATCATTAGCTTGCACTGGGACATGCCTGTCGCTGCTGAACAGCAAGGAACCGTAACTGAAAATAACGTAACGGTACGCCGCGGACCGGGAACGGATTTTCAGAAGATTACTCAAACCAACGAAGGAGATACATATACCGTGACCCAACAGCAATCGGAATGGGTGGAAATCCAATTAGATAACGGTGCAGGATGGATTCACACCAACTATATAAATATAGATGAGGTAGCGATTACGCCAACAAAGATCACTATTCCAAATCCAAACACCCAAATTCGCAGTGGACCTTCTACGGATGACCCTATTTCTCATTTTGCTGATAAGGGAAGTACATTTAACGTTATTTCTTCAGGTGGGGATTGGTATGAAATTAAAAATGAAGCAATCCATGGATATATTTACAAGTCACTTACTAAAGCCATTCCTAATTCAAGTAAAAGTAACTTTACCAACAAATCGATTGTTATCGACGCTGGACATGGTGGAAGGGATGTTGGAGCGATAGGTGCAACTGAAACTTTGGAAAAAGACGTGACCTTTTTAACCGCTCAAGAATTAAAAAAAGAACTGACCATGCTTGGTGCAGATGTCCGATTAACAAGACCAAGAGATGATTTCATACCTCTAAATAGCAGGATTAGTTATAGTAACAATTTCAAGACAGACGTATTTATTAGTTTACACTATAACAGCGTACCGGGCTTACCAAATGTTACAGGAATTGAGTCTTATTACTTTCAAGATAACAACCAAGATTTAGCCTCCTTGATTCAAAAGGGATTAATTAATGCAACGCAATCGGACGACCGTGGGACATCATTTGGTGATTATTTAGTTCTTCGGCAAAATATGAAATCAGCGATTTTAATAGAATTAGGGTTTATTTCAAATCAAGCTGAAGAATCACGTCTTCAAACGACGATGTATCAAAAACAGCTCGTATCTGGAATTATACAAGGATTAGGGGCTTATTTTGCGAATTATAAATAA
- the hisS gene encoding histidine--tRNA ligase, translating into MSYKAPRGTADVLPGDSRKWQWVEETIKQVCRRFHYEEIRTPLFEHTEVFQRGVGDTTDIVQKEMYTFEDRGGRSITLRPEGTAPVVRAYVEHKMYGQANQPTKLYYFAEMFRYERPQKGRMRQLNQFGVEVLGSADPAVDAEVIDLAMSCYREMGLTSLKLVINSLGDKESRENHRQALIAHFSPHKHELCSDCQMRLENNPLRVLDCKQDREHPAMRTAPSILDYLNDSSRDYFEQVKEYLDVMGIAYEVDKNLVRGLDYYNHTAFEIMSEADGFGAITTLAGGGRYNGLAEQLGGPSTPGIGFGMGLERLLMALDAENQVIPVDRSLEAYVVAVDNQAQKEAVQLVSILRKYGVQADKDYLGKKMKGQLKAADRYLAKYVLIIGENELEDQTVTVKEMSTGNQETIAKDKLIGFMKEKCLGGKGHE; encoded by the coding sequence ATGAGTTATAAAGCGCCACGAGGGACAGCAGACGTATTACCTGGGGATTCCAGGAAGTGGCAGTGGGTAGAGGAAACAATTAAGCAGGTATGCCGCAGATTTCATTATGAAGAAATACGGACGCCTTTATTTGAACATACAGAAGTATTTCAACGAGGAGTAGGAGATACGACAGATATTGTTCAAAAAGAAATGTACACGTTTGAGGATCGTGGGGGAAGAAGTATTACGTTGCGTCCTGAGGGAACAGCTCCAGTAGTTCGAGCCTATGTAGAACATAAAATGTACGGGCAAGCGAACCAGCCTACGAAACTGTATTACTTTGCCGAAATGTTTCGATATGAACGTCCACAAAAAGGAAGAATGCGACAGTTGAACCAATTTGGAGTTGAAGTGCTAGGCAGTGCTGATCCAGCTGTCGATGCCGAAGTAATTGATTTAGCAATGAGCTGTTACCGGGAAATGGGCTTAACATCGTTAAAATTAGTTATTAACTCACTTGGAGACAAGGAAAGCAGAGAAAATCACAGGCAAGCACTTATTGCACATTTTTCTCCACATAAGCACGAACTCTGCTCCGATTGTCAAATGCGTTTAGAAAACAACCCGTTACGCGTTCTTGATTGTAAGCAGGATCGGGAACATCCAGCAATGCGAACAGCTCCATCTATTCTGGATTATTTAAATGATTCCTCCAGAGATTATTTTGAACAAGTAAAAGAATATTTAGATGTGATGGGCATTGCATATGAAGTAGATAAAAATTTAGTCCGTGGTCTCGATTATTATAATCATACTGCGTTTGAAATTATGAGTGAAGCAGATGGTTTTGGTGCAATTACTACTTTAGCTGGAGGCGGCAGGTACAATGGCCTTGCCGAACAATTAGGCGGACCAAGCACACCAGGCATCGGCTTTGGGATGGGGCTTGAAAGGCTACTGATGGCGTTAGATGCGGAGAATCAAGTGATTCCTGTGGATCGTTCTCTTGAGGCTTATGTAGTAGCAGTTGATAACCAAGCGCAAAAAGAGGCAGTACAGCTCGTTTCCATTCTGCGCAAATATGGTGTACAGGCAGATAAGGATTATTTAGGTAAAAAAATGAAAGGGCAATTGAAAGCAGCCGACCGTTATCTGGCGAAATATGTATTAATTATCGGCGAGAATGAGCTCGAAGATCAAACCGTTACAGTAAAAGAAATGAGCACTGGAAACCAAGAAACGATAGCTAAAGATAAATTGATTGGCTTTATGAAGGAAAAGTGTTTAGGAGGAAAGGGACATGAGTAA
- the aspS gene encoding aspartate--tRNA ligase: MSKHQRIMAGTLSETNVNESVLLKGWVQKRRDLGGLIFIDLRDASGTVQIVFNPDHSQTALEIAETVRSEYVVEVEGTVVKRDASTINPNMKTGEIEVIVSAITVLNKAKTPPFAIQDKAETSEDLRLTYRYLDLRRQPLQDTFKLRHQITQAVRHFLNEQHFLEMETPILTKSTPEGARDYLVPSRVHKGEFYALPQSPQLFKQLIMMGGFEKYYQIARCFRDEDLRADRQPEFTQIDIETSFLTSDEIMQLTEQMMQYVMKEVKGIDISLPLKRMPYEEAMARYGSDKPDTRFGMELIHVADIVKNSNFKVFQSTIESGGLVALLNVKQQATAFSRKDIDKLTEFVKVYGAKGLAWFKVEGAELKGPIAKFISEEEKTALLEAAQAEDGDLLLFVADKTNIVYDSLGALRLKLGKELGLIDQSAFHFLWVTDWPLLEYDEEQGRYFAAHHPFTSPVAADREKLDTEPENVKANAYDLVLNGYELGGGSIRIHQTELQQEMFKVLGFSETDAREQFGFLLEALEYGAPPHGGVALGLDRIVMLLAGRTNLRDTILFPKTASASDLLTNAPSEVDKTQLDELSIQLISHKEDKAADK; the protein is encoded by the coding sequence ATGAGTAAGCATCAACGCATCATGGCAGGCACATTAAGCGAAACGAATGTAAACGAGTCTGTACTTTTGAAAGGTTGGGTACAAAAGCGACGCGATTTAGGAGGATTAATATTTATCGATTTACGTGATGCATCTGGTACGGTTCAAATCGTTTTTAACCCGGATCATTCGCAGACAGCGTTAGAAATAGCAGAAACGGTTCGTAGTGAGTATGTGGTTGAAGTAGAAGGAACCGTTGTAAAACGTGATGCATCTACGATTAACCCTAATATGAAAACAGGTGAAATTGAAGTAATTGTTTCAGCAATTACCGTTTTAAATAAAGCAAAAACACCGCCGTTTGCTATTCAAGATAAAGCAGAAACTTCCGAAGATTTACGATTAACGTATCGTTATCTTGATTTGCGACGTCAGCCATTACAGGATACGTTTAAGTTACGTCATCAAATCACACAGGCGGTTCGGCACTTTTTAAATGAGCAGCATTTTTTAGAGATGGAAACCCCTATATTAACGAAAAGTACCCCGGAAGGAGCAAGGGACTATCTGGTTCCAAGCCGTGTTCATAAGGGTGAGTTTTATGCTTTGCCACAGTCTCCTCAACTATTCAAACAGCTGATTATGATGGGGGGATTCGAAAAGTATTATCAGATTGCCCGTTGTTTTCGTGATGAAGATTTACGAGCGGATCGCCAGCCTGAATTTACACAAATTGATATTGAGACATCGTTCTTAACAAGCGATGAAATTATGCAATTAACGGAACAAATGATGCAGTATGTCATGAAAGAAGTGAAAGGGATTGACATCTCACTGCCGCTAAAGAGAATGCCTTATGAAGAAGCAATGGCACGTTATGGTTCTGATAAACCTGATACTCGTTTTGGTATGGAACTTATTCATGTAGCTGATATCGTGAAAAATTCCAATTTTAAAGTGTTTCAAAGCACTATTGAGTCTGGAGGATTAGTGGCATTACTAAATGTGAAGCAACAGGCCACGGCGTTTTCTCGGAAAGATATTGACAAGCTAACAGAATTTGTAAAAGTATATGGAGCCAAAGGTCTAGCATGGTTCAAAGTAGAAGGTGCTGAATTAAAAGGACCAATTGCCAAATTTATTTCCGAAGAAGAAAAAACAGCATTATTGGAAGCAGCACAAGCTGAAGATGGAGACTTGTTATTATTCGTAGCTGACAAAACGAATATTGTTTATGATAGTTTAGGTGCGTTACGCTTAAAACTTGGGAAAGAATTAGGTTTAATTGACCAATCTGCATTTCATTTTCTCTGGGTGACAGACTGGCCATTACTGGAATATGACGAGGAGCAAGGCAGGTACTTTGCAGCACACCACCCATTTACTTCGCCTGTAGCAGCGGATAGAGAAAAGCTTGATACAGAGCCGGAAAATGTCAAAGCAAATGCATATGATTTAGTATTAAATGGATATGAATTAGGTGGAGGGTCTATTCGTATTCATCAAACGGAGCTACAACAGGAAATGTTTAAGGTGTTAGGATTTTCTGAAACTGACGCAAGAGAACAATTTGGTTTCTTGTTAGAAGCTTTAGAATATGGGGCACCGCCACATGGAGGTGTAGCCTTAGGATTGGATCGAATCGTTATGCTTTTAGCCGGAAGAACGAATCTAAGAGATACGATTTTATTCCCGAAAACAGCTTCTGCTTCTGATCTATTAACGAATGCACCAAGTGAAGTAGACAAGACACAATTAGATGAATTATCCATCCAACTAATTTCTCATAAGGAAGACAAAGCTGCAGATAAATAG
- a CDS encoding RsfA family transcriptional regulator, whose amino-acid sequence MAKVRQDAWSHEDDLLLAETVLRHIREGSTQLNAFEEVGDKLNRTSAACGFRWNAEIRNKYVNAIDLAKRQRKEKKRAMAKAGKVEHKPTIVASTRQKQEPEHNQTFTDIPMNSASDLTMDKVIQFLRGLEKKSLDSNQSKASLEQVQKEKEALQKQVDTLNRELQQTKTQLTTMQEDYQAFIQIMDRARKMTVLEDQGTLTAPAFRMDKNGNLQQLAQGSN is encoded by the coding sequence ATGGCAAAGGTTAGACAAGATGCATGGTCGCATGAAGATGATTTATTATTGGCAGAAACCGTATTACGCCACATAAGAGAAGGAAGTACACAATTAAATGCTTTCGAAGAGGTTGGAGATAAATTAAATCGCACTTCTGCCGCTTGTGGCTTTCGATGGAATGCAGAAATACGTAATAAGTACGTGAATGCTATTGATCTTGCAAAACGTCAACGAAAAGAAAAGAAACGAGCTATGGCAAAAGCAGGAAAGGTTGAGCATAAGCCAACCATTGTAGCTTCTACGAGACAAAAGCAAGAACCAGAGCACAATCAAACGTTTACTGACATTCCAATGAATTCCGCATCTGATTTAACAATGGATAAGGTAATTCAATTTTTAAGAGGGTTAGAAAAAAAGTCATTGGATTCAAATCAATCAAAAGCCTCTCTTGAACAGGTACAAAAAGAAAAAGAAGCATTACAAAAACAAGTAGATACATTGAACCGAGAGTTACAGCAAACAAAAACTCAGTTAACAACCATGCAGGAAGATTATCAAGCTTTTATCCAAATTATGGATAGAGCCAGAAAAATGACTGTACTAGAAGATCAAGGCACGTTGACTGCCCCAGCCTTCCGAATGGACAAAAACGGTAATTTGCAGCAGTTGGCGCAAGGATCAAACTAA
- a CDS encoding replication-associated recombination protein A translates to MKQKPLAFQMRPEHIDDIIGQEHLVGEGKIIRRMVAAERLASMILFGPPGTGKTSMALALAKSLGKQVKTLNAVTDKKKDMEIVVEEAKMTGQIVLILDEVHRLDKAKQDFLLPHLENNLIILIGCTTSNPYHSINPAIRSRCHLFELHKLTSDHVKEAIKRAMTDEAKGYGKKSIQLSDEALDHFAISANGDLRAALNGFELAVSSTPENEENHISITLTIAEECMQKKSFSHDKNGDAHYDVLSAFQKSIRGSDVDASLHYLARLVEAGDLDSIARRMIVTAYEDIGLANPQAGPRALAAVQAAERLGFPEARIPLAVAIIELCLSPKSNTAYKALDKALHDVRSGKGGEVPAHIKDAHYAGAKLLGRGTQYQYPHDYDHGWVKQQYLPDAIKHKQYYEPKATGKFEQAMKQVYEKIRKDKQN, encoded by the coding sequence ATGAAACAAAAACCACTTGCGTTTCAAATGAGACCAGAGCATATTGACGATATTATTGGACAAGAACATTTAGTTGGCGAAGGAAAGATCATTCGTCGCATGGTAGCTGCTGAAAGGCTTGCATCCATGATATTATTCGGACCTCCAGGAACTGGTAAAACATCTATGGCTTTGGCCTTAGCCAAAAGTTTAGGCAAGCAAGTAAAAACATTAAATGCAGTCACCGATAAGAAAAAAGATATGGAGATTGTTGTAGAAGAGGCCAAAATGACAGGGCAAATAGTTCTTATTTTGGATGAGGTACATCGTTTGGATAAAGCGAAGCAAGACTTTTTACTTCCACATTTGGAAAATAATCTAATTATCTTGATCGGCTGTACAACTAGTAACCCTTATCATTCCATTAACCCAGCAATTCGCAGTAGATGTCATTTATTTGAATTGCATAAACTAACAAGTGACCATGTTAAGGAAGCCATTAAACGGGCGATGACAGATGAAGCAAAAGGATATGGTAAGAAATCCATTCAACTTTCTGATGAAGCATTGGACCATTTTGCAATAAGCGCTAATGGAGATCTGCGAGCTGCATTAAATGGCTTTGAATTAGCTGTTTCATCCACACCTGAAAATGAGGAAAACCATATTTCTATCACTTTGACTATAGCAGAAGAATGTATGCAAAAAAAGAGCTTTTCCCATGATAAAAATGGTGACGCACATTATGATGTGCTTTCTGCATTTCAAAAATCTATTCGCGGCAGTGATGTTGATGCTTCGCTTCACTATTTAGCCAGATTAGTGGAAGCTGGAGATCTCGACAGTATTGCCCGGAGAATGATTGTAACTGCTTATGAGGATATTGGTCTAGCCAACCCTCAAGCCGGCCCCCGAGCATTAGCAGCAGTACAGGCTGCAGAGCGTCTAGGCTTTCCTGAAGCAAGAATCCCGTTGGCTGTTGCGATTATAGAGTTGTGCCTATCTCCTAAATCGAATACTGCCTATAAAGCGTTAGACAAAGCTTTACACGATGTGAGAAGTGGAAAAGGCGGAGAAGTTCCAGCCCATATTAAAGACGCGCATTATGCTGGTGCAAAATTATTAGGCAGAGGCACTCAGTATCAATATCCACATGATTACGATCACGGCTGGGTAAAGCAGCAATATTTGCCGGATGCAATTAAACATAAACAATACTATGAACCTAAGGCTACTGGAAAATTTGAACAAGCTATGAAACAAGTTTATGAGAAAATCAGGAAAGATAAACAGAATTAA
- the cymR gene encoding cysteine metabolism transcriptional regulator CymR, which produces MKISTKGRYGLTLMIHLAKCHGKGPTSLKQIAKENQLSEHYLEQLASPLRNAGLIRSIRGAYGGYVLAKEPMDIKAGDIIRVLEGPITPVEGIEDEEPAKQALWLRIRDAVKDVLDTTTLKDLAEHNDDEPQDAYMFYI; this is translated from the coding sequence ATGAAAATTTCAACGAAAGGAAGATATGGTCTTACTCTTATGATACATCTAGCGAAATGTCATGGCAAAGGACCAACTTCCCTTAAACAAATTGCCAAAGAAAATCAATTATCGGAGCATTATTTAGAGCAGTTAGCTTCCCCTTTGAGAAATGCGGGCTTAATTCGGAGTATTCGCGGTGCATATGGTGGCTATGTATTGGCAAAGGAGCCAATGGATATAAAAGCAGGTGATATTATTCGTGTATTGGAAGGTCCGATTACACCTGTAGAAGGAATAGAAGATGAAGAACCGGCTAAGCAAGCTTTATGGCTAAGAATTCGTGATGCTGTAAAAGACGTGTTGGATACAACTACGTTAAAAGATTTAGCTGAGCATAATGACGATGAACCACAGGATGCTTATATGTTTTATATTTAA
- a CDS encoding cysteine desulfurase family protein: MEHIYLDHAATTPVHPEVLKHMCEIEGEVFGNPSSVHAFGRKARKLVDTARLNIAKSIGAGEKEMIFTSGGTEADNLALIGVARANQDKGKHIIVSSQEHHAVLHTAEQLEKEGFHVTYLQVKEDGKIAVEDVSNALTNETILVSVMYVNNETGVVQPIKEIAAELENHQAYFHTDAVQAFGLIDIDVRELGVDMLTVSAHKINGPKGIGFLYANENVKLQSLQYGGEQERKRRAGTEDVARIAGFEKAVTLAIDEREQRIKTYEGFKQQFIARLREQEIDFQINGDQQSTIASIVNISFPKTNVEALLTNLDLDGIAASSGSACTAGSVEPSHVLTAMFGKGHECTTNSIRFSFGLANTAENINTAAQRVAKSVKRLSRL, translated from the coding sequence GTGGAACATATCTATTTAGATCATGCAGCAACTACTCCTGTTCATCCGGAGGTATTAAAGCACATGTGTGAAATAGAAGGCGAAGTGTTTGGTAATCCATCCAGCGTACATGCCTTTGGTAGAAAAGCGAGAAAGTTGGTGGACACTGCCAGGTTAAATATTGCCAAAAGTATTGGTGCAGGGGAAAAGGAAATGATCTTTACAAGTGGCGGGACAGAAGCGGATAATTTAGCTTTGATTGGGGTAGCAAGAGCCAATCAGGATAAAGGAAAGCATATTATTGTGTCTTCCCAAGAGCATCATGCGGTATTACACACAGCTGAACAATTGGAAAAAGAAGGCTTTCATGTGACATACCTGCAAGTAAAAGAAGATGGAAAAATAGCTGTCGAGGACGTAAGCAATGCGCTAACCAATGAAACAATTTTAGTTTCTGTTATGTATGTAAATAATGAAACTGGAGTGGTACAACCGATTAAAGAGATTGCTGCAGAACTAGAGAATCATCAAGCTTATTTCCATACTGATGCCGTTCAGGCTTTTGGTTTAATAGATATCGATGTTCGTGAATTAGGCGTGGATATGTTGACTGTATCTGCGCATAAAATTAACGGACCAAAGGGTATTGGCTTTCTTTATGCTAATGAAAATGTGAAGCTTCAATCGTTGCAATATGGTGGAGAACAAGAAAGAAAACGCCGCGCAGGGACAGAAGATGTAGCACGGATTGCAGGATTTGAAAAGGCAGTAACATTAGCGATAGATGAAAGAGAGCAACGGATCAAGACATACGAAGGTTTCAAGCAACAATTTATTGCCCGTTTGCGTGAGCAAGAAATTGATTTTCAAATCAATGGAGACCAACAGTCTACGATTGCTTCCATCGTGAATATTAGTTTTCCTAAAACAAATGTGGAGGCATTATTAACGAATTTAGATTTGGATGGAATCGCAGCTTCTAGTGGGAGTGCCTGTACTGCAGGATCTGTAGAACCTTCTCATGTACTTACTGCTATGTTTGGAAAAGGACATGAATGTACGACAAACTCAATCCGGTTTAGCTTTGGACTGGCTAATACTGCCGAAAATATAAACACTGCTGCTCAACGTGTAGCTAAAAGCGTGAAGCGTTTGTCTCGCCTGTAA